The following DNA comes from Sporomusaceae bacterium.
GATGTGGACCAATACGCGCAGGGTTACTATGACCAGGGGAAAACAAAGTCGGTTATTCTGACCTCGGCGATGAAGTGCGTGAACCAGGCTTCTTACGATATGGCCAAAAGCGTGGTTAACGGCACTTTCCCCGGCGGCAAGGCGATCGAGTTCAACGTGAAGAACGACGGGGTAGGGCTTCCCGACCAGAACCCCAATCTTTCCGCCGCGGCCGCCGCCAAGGTTAACGAGGTGCTCGCCGCTATGAAGGCAGGCAAGATAGCCGTGGCCGATAAAGGCGCGGGGCTGCTGCGTTAAGGCTGCAAGAATCCGGATGAGGAGAGGGGTCCGGTGGAAGGGGCGCCGTTGAGCGGCTCTTTTATCCGGGCCCGCGTTTATGTGGCGCGGTTATTAGCGGGATGGGGGGGGGGTGGCGGCTTGGCGTATGTCGTGGAAATGCAGGGCATCCGCAAGGAGTTCGCGGGCATCGTTGCCAACGACGACATCACTTTGGCCGTCCTGGGCGGCGAGATCCACGCGCTGCTGGGCGAGAACGGCGCAGGCAAGTCTTCGCTGATGAATATTCTGTTCGGCCTGTATCAGCCTGACGGCGGCCGGATACTGGTGCGCGGGCGAGAGGTGCGGATCGACGGCCCGAACGTCGCCAAGAAGCTGGGGATCGGTATGGTCCATCAGCATTTTCAGCTTGTGCACAATCTGACTGTTGCCGAGAATATCGTCCTGGGGATCGAGCCAGGCAGGTTCGGCGTCGTCGACACCAAGGCGGCGGGCAGGCGGATACGGGAGCTGTCGGCGCGCTACGGGTTGAACGTCGACCCGGAGGCGAAGATCGAGGATATTTCCGTGGCCATGCAGCAGCGGGTGGAGATTTTGAAGATGCTGTACCGCGACGCGGCGATCATGATTTTCGACGAGCCGACGGCGGTGCTGACGCCGCAGGAGATCGCCGAGCTTATCGCGATAATGAAAAACTTCGCCGCCGAGGGAAAGGCGATCATCTTTATCACCCACAAGCTGAAGGAGATAATGGCGGCTGCCGACCGCTGCACGGTTATCAGGCGCGGACGCCGCGTGGGCACGGTGGCGGTGGCGGCAAGCGGCGAGGAGGAGCTGGCCGAGATGATGGTCGGCCGCCGGGTGCTGCTGAAGGTGGAAAAGAAGCGGCGCTCGCCGGGCGAGGCTATCCTGGAAATCGAGAACCTCACCGTCCTCAGCCACAAAAGGCTGCCGGCGGTGAAAAACTTTTCGCTCAGCGTGCGCGGCGGCGAGATCGTCGGCCTCGCCGGTGTAAGCGGCAACGGGCAGGCGGAACTTGTGGAGGCGATAACCGGCCTCCGGGGGATACAGGCGGGACGGATACTGCTGGGAGGCGAAGATATTTCGTCCCTGACGGTGAAGGCGAGGATC
Coding sequences within:
- a CDS encoding ABC transporter ATP-binding protein, with amino-acid sequence MAYVVEMQGIRKEFAGIVANDDITLAVLGGEIHALLGENGAGKSSLMNILFGLYQPDGGRILVRGREVRIDGPNVAKKLGIGMVHQHFQLVHNLTVAENIVLGIEPGRFGVVDTKAAGRRIRELSARYGLNVDPEAKIEDISVAMQQRVEILKMLYRDAAIMIFDEPTAVLTPQEIAELIAIMKNFAAEGKAIIFITHKLKEIMAAADRCTVIRRGRRVGTVAVAASGEEELAEMMVGRRVLLKVEKKRRSPGEAILEIENLTVLSHKRLPAVKNFSLSVRGGEIVGLAGVSGNGQAELVEAITGLRGIQAGRILLGGEDISSLTVKARIGAGLAHVPEDRHKRGLVLDYSVEDNLVLEVYDRPPFSRGGVLRRPAIRRYAEEIMAQFDVRAPLGAATAARSLSGGNQQKAIIGREISRDPKVLIAVQPTRGLDVGSIEYIHRRLIAQRDAGRAVLLVSLDLEEILTLSDRIAVISHGELAGLVRAEDADENDLGLMMAGIRKGAG